A single region of the Thermoanaerobacterium aotearoense genome encodes:
- a CDS encoding nitrogenase component 1 has protein sequence MYETYKSVNENPCNMCMPLGGIIAFKGIEKSMVLLHGSQGCATYMRRHIAEHYHEPIDVASSSLNEKGTVYGGEKNLIKALDNVVKVYNPDCIGILTTCLAETIGEDIDRIKSEYKASRNISIPIITAPTPGYGGTHSEGFVKTSYRIVEELSTNKERHDRINVIVPNISTADLREIKRLLELMKIPYILFPDYSDTLDSPFNFPYKKIPDGGTKISDVMSMGGSIATIEIGVNYEETPGKYLQDRFNVPLYKVPIPIGLRNTDVFLKLLKEITGNPIPKSIEMERSRLLDGMIDSHKYNFEGRCIIFGDPEMVYSVFTTCMENGIHPLLIATGSKAQRLKELVISEDNPLNVDITIIDETDFSHILKLSEEKEVNIAIGPSDGKYLTEKGGIPLVRLGFPILDRVGGQRILSVGYTGTLNFLDRITNTLLENKYKTYRKDMYEKYYKAM, from the coding sequence ATGTATGAAACGTATAAAAGCGTAAATGAAAATCCATGTAATATGTGTATGCCTTTAGGCGGTATAATCGCATTTAAGGGAATCGAAAAATCTATGGTATTGTTGCACGGCTCTCAGGGCTGTGCGACATATATGAGGAGACACATCGCTGAACACTACCATGAGCCAATTGACGTTGCATCATCATCGCTGAACGAGAAAGGAACGGTGTACGGTGGCGAAAAAAACCTTATTAAAGCTCTCGATAATGTGGTTAAAGTATACAATCCGGACTGCATAGGTATACTTACAACATGCCTTGCAGAAACAATAGGTGAGGATATAGACAGAATAAAGTCAGAATATAAAGCATCTAGGAATATAAGTATACCAATAATAACGGCACCAACCCCTGGATATGGTGGAACACACAGTGAAGGATTTGTAAAAACATCATACAGGATAGTTGAGGAGCTTTCGACAAACAAAGAAAGACATGACAGAATAAACGTAATTGTACCGAATATAAGCACAGCAGATTTAAGAGAGATAAAGAGACTTCTTGAACTTATGAAAATACCGTACATTCTATTTCCTGATTATTCTGATACTTTAGATAGTCCTTTTAATTTCCCTTACAAAAAAATTCCTGATGGTGGCACAAAAATATCTGATGTAATGTCTATGGGAGGATCTATTGCAACAATTGAAATAGGTGTAAATTATGAAGAAACGCCGGGTAAATATCTTCAGGATAGATTTAATGTGCCGCTTTATAAAGTGCCGATACCAATAGGACTAAGAAACACAGACGTGTTTTTGAAATTGTTAAAGGAAATTACAGGTAATCCAATACCAAAATCTATAGAAATGGAAAGAAGCAGACTTCTTGATGGAATGATAGATTCGCATAAATACAATTTTGAAGGAAGATGCATTATCTTTGGAGATCCTGAAATGGTGTATTCTGTATTTACTACATGCATGGAAAATGGGATACATCCTCTTTTAATTGCAACCGGAAGTAAGGCTCAAAGATTAAAAGAATTAGTTATCAGTGAAGATAATCCATTAAATGTTGACATTACAATTATCGATGAAACTGATTTTAGCCACATATTGAAATTATCAGAAGAAAAGGAAGTAAATATCGCCATAGGACCATCTGACGGAAAATATCTAACCGAAAAGGGTGGTATACCGCTTGTACGATTAGGATTCCCTATACTTGATAGAGTCGGAGGACAGAGAATATTATCTGTAGGTTACACTGGAACATTAAATTTTCTTGATAGAATTACAAATACGCTACTAGAAAATAAATATAAGACTTACAGGAAGGATATGTATGAGAAATATTATAAGGCAATGTAA
- the ald gene encoding alanine dehydrogenase has product MKIGVPKEIKIGEERVAITPAGVESFCSNGHTVYIEKNAGIGSGIEDEEYIKAGAEIVETSYEVFQNSDMIIKVKEPQPSEYDYFKEGQILFTYLHLAPNIELTKALLKKKIIGIAYETVQNEDGSLPLLVPMSEVAGRMSVIIGAYLLENINKGRGVLLSGVPGVEQAEVVIIGGGTVGTNAAKIASGMGAHVTILDLNAQRLAYLDDIFGGKITTLMSNSYNIAESVKKADLLIGAVLIPGSKTPKLVTENMVKSMKKGSVIVDVAIDQGGSVETIDMITTHENPYFIKYGVVHYSVANIPGAVPRTSTFALTNVTIPYAIDIANKGYKKALLENKSLLHGLNIYYDNVTYKAVADAHGFKYVDPYEVLK; this is encoded by the coding sequence ATGAAGATTGGTGTACCAAAGGAAATAAAAATAGGTGAAGAAAGAGTAGCTATAACACCAGCGGGAGTTGAATCATTTTGTTCTAATGGTCATACCGTGTATATTGAAAAAAATGCAGGTATTGGGAGTGGCATTGAGGATGAAGAATATATAAAGGCAGGTGCTGAAATTGTTGAGACTTCTTACGAAGTATTTCAAAACTCGGATATGATAATAAAGGTAAAAGAGCCACAACCATCTGAATATGATTATTTTAAAGAAGGTCAAATACTATTTACATATCTACATTTAGCACCAAATATTGAATTAACAAAAGCACTTCTAAAGAAAAAGATTATCGGTATTGCATATGAGACTGTACAAAATGAAGATGGATCACTTCCATTATTGGTTCCCATGAGTGAAGTTGCAGGTAGAATGTCTGTAATAATCGGAGCATACTTATTAGAAAATATAAATAAAGGGAGAGGTGTTCTACTAAGCGGAGTACCTGGTGTTGAGCAGGCAGAGGTGGTAATTATAGGAGGTGGAACTGTAGGTACAAATGCTGCAAAAATAGCTTCAGGTATGGGAGCACATGTAACAATACTTGACCTCAATGCTCAAAGACTTGCATATCTTGATGACATATTTGGTGGCAAGATAACAACATTGATGTCAAATAGTTATAATATTGCAGAGAGTGTGAAAAAAGCAGATCTTTTAATAGGTGCTGTATTGATTCCAGGTTCAAAAACACCAAAGCTTGTTACAGAAAATATGGTCAAAAGTATGAAGAAAGGTTCTGTTATAGTTGATGTAGCAATAGATCAAGGGGGATCTGTTGAGACAATTGATATGATAACCACACATGAAAATCCATATTTTATTAAGTATGGTGTTGTACATTATTCTGTAGCGAATATACCAGGAGCAGTTCCTAGGACTTCTACATTTGCATTAACAAATGTTACAATTCCGTATGCGATTGATATTGCGAATAAAGGTTATAAGAAAGCATTATTAGAAAACAAATCACTTTTACATGGTTTGAATATATATTATGATAACGTGACATATAAGGCAGTGGCAGATGCACATGGATTTAAATATGTCGATCCTTATGAAGTATTGAAATAG